Within the Catalinimonas niigatensis genome, the region AATACAATGCCGAATCAATAGTAAGAAAATATGAGTCTGTTCTTACTGCGGAGTATCTTTATTTTCCTAGAGGGAATAAAAGTGCTGCTTTAAATTATGCTTTGAACAATATTGATGACCCCACCACACTTATCTTTTTTACGGATGATGATGGATATATTGAGAAAAACACGCTCCTAGGCTATGAGTCCGCCAGCAGGGAAATCAGTAGCAGGCATTTTTTTGGTGGATCTATGAAAGTAGAGTATGAAAAAACTCCTCCAGCATGGTTGAAAGATTCTCTTCCTCCTTCTGCAAAAGGATGGGAACCTAATGGTAATGATGATTATCTGAGTACACCTCGCTTTTTAGGAATCAATTGGGCTGCCTTTGCAGGTGATGTCAAGCGTTTAGGTGGGTTTAATGAAAACCTGGGACCGGGCACCAAACCTAAACGAACAGGACAGGAATGGGATATGCAAAACAAAATGCTAAAGGCTGGTTTTAATGCTGTTTATGTAGAAAATGCAGTGGCTTGGCATTATGTTCCCAAAGAAAAATGTTCACTTGGATGGTTAATCAAAAGGAGATTTCAAAATGGATTTGGTGCAGGTATATCCTTTGTAGAGAGCAAAGGGAGAAAGGAATTTCCGTTAGAAATCGTTAAACCCTTTATAAAATCATGCATCCTCCTTCCTGTAAATCTTTTTTCTCTATCACGGGCAAGAATGGTAGTAAGTTTAAGTCATTTTTCTCTTGGTTTAGGAGGCATTAAAGGATACTTTACTGCTTATTTTTCAAATAAATTTTGATCTATAGTAAAATTTACAAGAGACCTGTAATCCCGGAGAAGAGCCTTTAGAAATTAATGCACCAATGATTGAATTCTTCTTTACCTTCCCCTCTTGTAGCGAACAAAAACCTGTTGATCAACTTTGAATCCTGTAAATACCATAAGATTAACAAATAATATGAGTAGTATTGATTTTCTACTGGATTTAGAAAAAGATGAAATACTAACACGGAGAGTTTTAATGTTTCCTTTTAAGAGGCACATGTATGATTATGGAAGGCCAGCATATATCTAATTCAAAAGTATCGATTATTATTCCAGTGTATAACCGAGTAGACTTGATAGAAGAATGTATTCAATCCATCAAGAAACAAACATATGCGAATTTTGAGGTCATTGTCGTTGACGACGGTTCTACGGATGGTTCGTATGAGTATATTCAAAAAGTATCCCAGCAGGATAATAGGATAAAGGCCCTTCGCAGGGATAGACTTCCAAAAGGAGCTCCTACTTGTCGTAACATGGGAATTTCAAAAGCAGAAGGCGAATACATTATATTTTTAGACTCAGATGATCTTTTAGCTCCATTTTGCCTTGAGCAACGCCTGTCTTACTTTCAGCAGCATAGTGAATACGATTTTCTGGTCTTCTCTATGCTGTTATTTAAGGAAAAAGCAGGAGACATGAACTTGCTGTGGAATATAGATCGTAAAGAAGACGACTTGTTAAGATTTCTGAGAAGTGATAGTGTTTGGTCAATCACAGGACCTATTCATAAGAAGAAATCCATAGAAGCCATTGGAGGATTTGATGAGTCTCTTCCTTTCTGGCAAGACCTTGATCTGCATGTCAGGATGTTAATCCGAGGAGCAAACTATAAGAAAATGATGCATTTACCTCCTGACTGTTTTAACCGCAGACATAATTTTGACTCAATAAGTCATAAGGGAAGTTCTCAGTTGAATAAGCTTAAAACGAAAGAAAAAATATTTAAAAAAATAGTCAATGAACTAAGAACCCACAAGGTGATGAAAAAAGAATATGATCACCAAGTAGTAGCTATGTTTTTTGGGTTTTCTTACGAGTGGATAAAAAGTCACAGACATATTTGCAATGCCTTAGAACTTTGGAATGATGTGTTTAAAGAAAAATTAGTAGGGAGTAGAAACTTTACCTTAGGGTACATATGCTTGGTGCTTAAAGACATCGCATTAAGCACAAATAGTAAGTTTCTGCATTTGTTACATCAGGCTATTAAATTAATGCTCCCCCGGCTTTACTGGAAAAAAGAAACTTTTTTGTCTAAAGTGAGATATAAAGCAGAAATCAAGACTAATCCATGAAGGATTCCTCTAAAGTATCCGTTATAATTCCAAATTATAATCACGCTCAGTACCTGCCCCAGCGTATAGAGTCCGTTTTACAGCAAACTTATCAGAACATTGAGGTTATCATTCTTGATGATTTTTCAACTGACAATAGTAAGGACATCATCAACGAATATGCTAAAAAAGATACGCGTATCAGGACCCATTTCAATGAGGTAAATAGTGGCACCACTTTTAAACAGTGGAATAGGGGAATTCAAATGGCCAAAGGTAGTTACATCTGGATAGCAGAAAGTGATGATTTTGCTGACGTCAAATTTGTTGAAACAGTGATACAACCTTTAGAAAGAGATTCGCGAATTGGCCTCTCTTATTGTATGTCTTATATTGTTAATAAAAAGGGTGAGGTAGTAGGAGATATGTTACCGCGTGAATTCATCAAGTTAGATTATACCAGATGGCAACAGAATTATATCAATAATGGACAACACGAATGTGAGAACTATATGATTCACAAGAATGTGATTCCCAATGCCAGTGCTTTGCTATTCAGAAAAGATAAATTTTTAATGGCGGGAGGTGCACCGGAGTATCTTAGGTTATCAGGCGATTGGCTTACTTATATCAAAATGCTTAAATATTCAGATATAGCTTTTAACAGCAGTTGTTTAAACTATTATCGCGTACACGATAAGACAGTAAGAGCCAGTCGTTCCAATAAGCATCTGAATGTGGTTTGGGAGAAATGTAACGTACTTTCCTATCTAGCGGATAATTTTAATATCCGATCAGAAGATTTACGGTATGAAGCTTTTAGTTTATTTAAAGGTTTTTTCTCACACAAAGAGAATCTAAGAGCTAGTTATCAGGAGAAAGAGAAATTCAAATTCCTGATGCATTTTATCAGAACATATACAAACCCATCTCTTTTGGTAAAGGACATTATGCTGTTTGGTGTGAGTAAAATTACTCGTAAATTTTAAAACTAACTTTTTTATGTGCGGTATTGCTGGCTTTTATGATGTCTCTAAACAAACCAATAGTACAACCTTACAACAAATTACTGAATGCTTACATCACAGAGGGCCTGACGATACAGGTTATTTTTTTGATCATAAAAATGACCACCACATAGGACTTGGGCATAAGAGATTATCCATTATTGATATTTCTCATTCTGGTCATCAGCCTATGCATTTTAAGCAGCTAACCATTGTCTTCAATGGGGAAGTGTATAATTATCTTTCAATTAAAGAGGAATTGGTCAAAGAGGGTTATACATTTCACTCTGGCAGTGATACTGAAGTGGTCTTGAAGGCCTTTCATAGATGGGGCGAAGATGCCATAGCTAAATTTAATGGCATGTTCGCAATTGGGCTCTATGATGCTGACACCGGCGAACTTTTATTGATACGGGACAGGATGGGAGTAAAGCCTTTGTATTACTTTTATGATGGGACAAATATTGTCTTCTCATCTGAATTAAAGTCTATTATTAAGTACCCTGGATTTAATAAAGAACTCGATCTGAATTCCCTTTATACCTTTCTATATCATGGTTATATCACTTCCCCACGATCAATTTTTAAAAATGTATATAAAGTAAAGCCAGGAGCTTACATAAAATTTAAAAGGGGAAAACTTCAACATTTTAATTACTGGGACCTTAAGAGGAAATTCACTGAATGCAGTAAAGCTAGTATTACCGATGAGGGGTACGCTTTAGAACGTCTCAACGAGCTTATAATAGCGTCTATAAAGTATCGTATGATCTCTGATGTACCTTTGGGTTCTTTTTTAAGTGGTGGCTATGATTCCTCTTTGGTTACCGCCGTCATGCAACATGTATCTGATCAGCCAGTGAAAACCTTCACCATTGGATTTCATGAAAAAGAATATAATGAAGCAGGACATGCTAAAAAAGTAGCAGAGTATCTAAAAACAGATCATCATGAGGAATTTTTATCAATAAATGAGGCTAAACAATTGATTTTTGAATTGCCAAAGCATTTTGATGAGCCTTTCGCTGACAAATCCGCATTACCTACCCTAATGGTAAGCCGGTTTGCCAGACAAAGTGTAACAGTAGCGCTATCAGGTGATGGAGGAGATGAACTGTTTTGTGGGTATGAAAGGTATGAACGAATTACGAAATATGAAAAAGCACGTCGCTTAGGGTTAATTTCAGATAGGTTATTCTCTAATGAAATTATCAAGAAAAAGCTATCTCAGGCAGGCAACGTATTCAATAAGTTGCCTTATTTAGCTAAGCTAAACTCTATTATAAATATAGATTATTTGCTTTCAAAATATTACATAGATGGCTTGATTCTCCATAAGAATTTCTCCATCGAAGATCAGTATCTTCAGGTTTCGGAGGAAATTACAAATAATTTGCAAGAAGGATCTATGTTGCTTGACATGCTTACCTATCTCCCTGACGATATTATGGCCAAAGTAGACAGAGCGTCAATGGCAGCAAGTTTAGAAAGCAGGGAACCATTGTTAGATTATCAGCTCGTAGAATTCAGTTTCAGTTTATCGCACGAGTTAAAATACAAGGACAAAGAAAAAAAATATTTGCTCAAAAAACTCACACACAAATACATACCTCATAAACTTCTTGATAGGCCAAAGATGGGATTTGGAATTCCGATATATGATTGGCTTAGAGGCGAAATGTCTTATTTACTAGATAAATATCTTGCTCCTGATCGCTTAAAAGAGCAGGGTATTTTTGATGATATGCAAATACAGGATGTAGTAAATAAATTTAAAATGGAGCAAAGAGGAGGGAAATATTCAAAACTCACTTGGCATTTGCTTATGTTTCAAATATGGTATGAGTATTATTGTGAATAGTTTGTATTTTAATAGTCAATTATTGAGTTAGCAAATATAAAATTTCTCTTAATGTTAACTTTTACCCGAGCTTTAGTCCTACTGTATTTAACATTTACTTATTCACTTGCACAAATCCCCTCTTTTCCTGGCGCTGAAGGTTTTGGTTCTACCACTATTGGAGGGAGAGGTGGTAAAGTTATTAAAGTAACTAATTTGAATGATAACGGCCCGGGTAGCCTGCGTGCTGCATTGAAAGAGAAAGGGCCAAGAATTATTATTTTTACTACAGGTGGTATTATTGATTTAGAGAACAAATTGATAGTACAAGAGCCGTTTGTAACTATAGCAGGACAAACAGCTCCGGGAAGTGGAATCTGCATTCGCGGAGAAGGAATAGAAATTGATACCCACGATGTAATAATAAGATATCTGAGAGTTCGCCCTGGAGACATTGACTTTGGACCTACCAATGTTTGGAACCATGTGGATGCTATTTCTATCGGTGGCCCCAGTCAAAATACATATAACGTTGTTATCGATCATTGTTCTTTTAGTTGGTCAGTAGATGAAAACATGGATTTCTGGTATAATACACATGACGTCACTGTTCAGAACTCCATTATTTCAGAAGCATTGAACCGTAGTAAGCATCCTAAAGGGGAGCATGGGATGGGTATTTTGGTTGGAGGAGGTGCTACAAAGATCTCCATGCATCACAACCTCATTGCTCATAATCCGCAACGTAGTCCGAGACTTAACAGTGATAAGCTGGAATTTGATTTTATCAATAATATCATTTATAACCCTGGTGGAAGTTCTACTGACATTGGAGATACATATCATAAACTCAACTACCAGCATATTAACTACATAGGAAATTACATAATAATGGGAAAAAATACGCAACGGGCTAGTGAAATTATAGCTCGCCGCTTCAAAGACCAAATTCCTCCTCTAAGCATATACATTGAAAACAATATAGGATTTAGGAATTATCCTGATAACTGGACAATGTTAAAAGATTTATATGGTCAACCTATTGAAGAATCTGTAAGGGCAACCGAACCTTTTCCTTTTCCACCGGTGGAAATCTTGAGCCCCCAGACTGCTTATGAAATAGTATTGTCTCATGCTGGAGTTACCAGACCATTTCGTGATCCTGTTGATCGGAAAATCATTAACGATGTCAGAAATAACCTCGGTGAAACTGTTAATGTTAAAGACCATGTGCTACAGTGGCCCCCTTTAGATGTAGGATATCCTCCTCTAGATTCAGATGATGATGGTATGCCTGATGCGTGGGAAGAGTCTTATCAACTAAATCCAAACAGTAAGGATGATGCACAAGATTATGACAATGATGGCTATACAAACATCGAGGAATATCTTAACAATACTAATCCCCTCGTTAAGCAATCAGGTATTACCCCCTTAAGTTTTTTTAATATTAGCCCCTTACATGATGACTCTCTACCCTTTATCCCTTTTGAGTTAGAACAAAATTATCCTAATCCTTTTCAGAAAGATACTAAAATAAACTTTTCTATTTCAGAGGCTTCTTTTGTAAGCTTAAGTGTTGTCAATAGTCAAGGGATGAAAATTGCTACACTTTTAGATAGATTTTTATACGAAGGCAATTATGAGGTCGTTTGGGATGGTATGGGTTTTGATCCAAACATTTACTTTTTGATATTAACTAGTGACGGTAGATCTAGGCTTATTAAATCCATATTGATTAACAATTAATTTTTTGCACTGTCATGCCTATCCATGTATTGATCATTTCTCCTGCGCTAGCAAAGGGCGGCATGGAAAGGCAGCTGAGTATTTTTCTAAAAAATTATGATAGAAACCGAATAAAAGTTACCCTCGCGCTTTTAGAAAATAACATTAAATATGATTTACCCGATGATATTGAGGTAATTCAGCTTAACAGAAGATTTTCTGGTGATCCACTTTTCTATATCCATTTAATCAGACATTTGCTTAAGAGAGATTATGATTTGATCAATAGTAAAATTAGTGGTGTAAATGAACTGATATTTTTATTCTGTGGTCTTCTGGGTAAGGAGCATGTCATTGCCGAAGTAAGAAATACAGGAGTCGCCTTAAAGAAGTATCATCAACGCATGGCTTCGCTTCTTAAAATATTTAGAAAAGATTGGTGGGTTGTATGCAACAGCAAACTTGCAAAAGCAGAAGTAAGCCAAATTTTACCTCCTGATACAAGAGTGTTTTTTATAGGGAATGGCATCGACACTCACAGCTTTTATAAACTGCCTGCAAAACAAGAAGCAACATCTTTTAAAATTGGTTATGCGGGGCGTATAACTAAACAAAAAAATTTAGAAACCCTTATTCATGCTGTAGCTAAACTGTCCGATTCAGTGCCAGATGTAAATCTCTTGCTACAGGGAACATCTCCCAATGAAGAGTATTTGACTCAGTTACACACCTTGGTGAAAGACTTACATATGCAGAAAAACATCTTCTTCTTTGAACAAAATGAAATCCCACTACTTCAATATTATAATAACTTAGATCTATTTGTACTTCCTTCTTTTTTTGAAGGTACTCCCAATGCTCTACTGGAAGCCATGAGTTGTGGCTGTGTTTGTGTATGTTCCAAAGAAGCAAATACGGATTCCTTTTTGGAAGGCACCTACACATTTGAAGCCTCTTCTATAAAAGGTTTGGTCAATAGACTTTGTACTTTCGCAGACATGTCGTCCGCCCAAAAACAACTCATTAGCGAAAGGAATCAGAATTTTGTCAGATCAAATTATAGTATGGATAACATGGTCAATCAATTGACTTCATTGTATGAACAAAAAATGTCTGGCGCTTAATCTATGAAAGACCCTCAAAGAGTCAAAGTGCTGTTTATCATTCCAAATTTGGATAGGGGAGGATCAGAAAAGGTCTTTTACCATATTTTGAAATATATTGATAAACAGAAATTTGATATCACTGCCGCTGTAGTTACCCGTCCAGGGATCTATTATGACCTTCTACCGGAAAATATCCACAAAGAATTACTGGGTGCAAAAAAAGTAAAATACTCCTTCTTGCCCATCATCCGCCTCATAAGAACTTACCAACCCGATATTATTTTTACCTTCAACGTAAATCACCTAAACCTCATCATTATTCCTCTGCTTAAACTTCTTTTCTATAGAGGAAAACTTATCACACGTGAATCAAATATAATGAGTGTAGTAAATGCCAAAAAAGGCAAACTGAAACCATTTGTTGACTTTGCTTACAGGCTTCTTTATAAGAGAGTGGATACTGTGATTTGTCAGTCAAAATACATGAAGCAAGATCTTCTGGAGAAGTATAACATACGTCATTCACAAATTACCCTCATCAATAATCCTTTCATTTTTGAAGACATCATTAATTCCTCAAATGCCGATAAACTGCGCTTATCTCCTAGCACTTATAATTTGTTGGCAGTAGGGCGCCTCACCTATCAAAAAGGCTTCGATCTACTCATAAAGGCTTTGACTTACGTAAAAGTTGATTTTCATTTAACAATTATTGGCGGCGAGACGTTCGAACATCCTGAATATAAAGAGCATCTCTATGCTTTGGTTGATCAGTTAAGATTGTCAGATAAAGTTACTTTTCAGGGCTTTGAAAAAAACCCCTATCCTTTTATGAAGCAGGCTAATGTACTAGTACTGCCATCAAGACATGAAGGATTCCCTAATGTAGCACTGGAAGCCATGGCTTTAGGTAAATCAGTAATTGCATTTGCCTCTCCCGGAGGACAAAATGACCTTATTGTCAATGGTAAAAATGGATGGCTTGTTGAATTCGGCAACTTAGAAGAGTTAGCACAGGTGATTAGCAGGCAGGCACATACCACACTTGACGAACAGACAATTATTAATATAGTGAAAAATGATTATGATATTTCTTCTGTTATTCGGAAGTATGAAAAGCTGCTAAGCTCCATAGTTAATCCTAAATAATACTACCCTTTGAAAAAGAGAGTTTTGTTTGTTGCCCCCTTTCCTCCTCCAGTTCATGGGGCTGCACTTAGAAATCAATCAGTGGCAGATAGTAGGATCATCAATGAGGCTTTTGAGATGCGAATTTTTCACGCCAACCAGGCCAGTGATGTTCATGATATTGGGAAATTCTCATGGAAAAAAGTCATTAGGACATTTACAGATGTTTTTAAATTAATTAATGATCTCATAAGCTTTAAACCCCATCTAGTTTATTTTAACATTTCTTTGTTCGGTTTTGCGCTTTATCGTGATGCTATTTATGCTTTTATCTTCAAGGTATTTAGGAAAAAACTACTCTACCATTTACGCACGCAGGGCGTAAGGGAACAAACAGAAAAAAACAGTTTTAAAAAAAGCCTGTTTTCTTACCTTTTTCATAATGTAGAGGTGATCTGTTTATCCCAGGCGTTATTCCAAGATATAGCGCCAGTGTATAAAGCCGTTCCCTATATCATTAACAATGGGATTGCTATTGAAAAGATTAGCATCAAAGCACCTGTTATAAATGCCTCCCCACAAATTCTCTTTCTCTCCAATTTTAGCATCAAAAAAGGAATCAATGAACTGTTTTTGGCATTACAACTACTAAAGCATGAGAAACTTAATTTTCATGCTATCATAGTAGGTAAACCATTTGATTATACAGAGGAAGAGCTAAGAGCTAAAGCAAAGCTGTTAGAGATAGATGCAATGGTTGACATAAAAGGCCCTTTGTATGGAGAAAAGAAGTTAGAGATTTTCTCTTCTTCTGATATTTTTGTATTACCTACATACTTTGAGGCATTTCCTGGTGTTGTACTGGAAGCAATGCAGTTTGGCTTACCTGTAGTGAGTACAAAAGAGGGTGCAATTCCTGAGATTGTTGATGATAAAATTACGGGTATTTTAACTGAGACACAAAATGTGAAGAACTTAGCAGAGGCTCTGGCCACTTTGATCAAGGATGAAAAGCTTCGTGCAGCAATGGGAGAGAAAGGCAAAAAGAAGTTTTTTGAAAATTATACATTAGAGGCATTTGAAAAAAACATGGTTCAGGTATTTTCTAAAGTTTTAGATGATGAATAGTGTTGTACAGCCTACCCAAATAAGCAGCAGATACGCCCACCCTTATTTTGAAGCGTTTATCATAGCTTTAGTCATCGCCTGGTCACCCATAGCTCCTCTGGCATATGTTATGCCTTATATCTGTTTGGGATGGTTTATCATCAGAGCTAACTCTGGCAAAACCCTGCTGTCCTTATTTACTTTTTTGTTAGGATTTGCTGTGATTACAGTAGGTTATCAAATCTTTTACTTTAACATTCAGGAAATCAATTTTTTACCTGGGGGAGCAATCCTTACTCTCATTACCTATAGCTCCTTCTTATTCTTGTTACTGGTTCCAAGCAACATATATTCCGAGAAATTTGATTACCTACATTATGCAAAAATCATCAAGTACCTGATTCTCATAGAGGGCAGCCTGGGGATATTCCAGTTATTTGTAACCATGTTGATGAAATCCTTTAGTTTTGATGGTTCAATGGGTGATAAAGTACAAGGTACAATTAGTCCTTTCTCCTTTATGGTAGGCACATCTGATTTTGGGAACATTTCCTTTGCTACCAATATGGTATTTTTACTTCTTTTCTTTACCCCTTACGTACTTACTTACAAAAAAGGTAAATTTACCTTAAGCCTAGGTTTATTTTCCTTGATTTGTGCATCAGTGATTCACCTACTATTTGCCCTAATCATAAGTGTATTTGTTATTGGATTCCTCTATAGACGTTTCACTAAATTAAGTTATCGCGCGCTGTATGTATTGGTATTCATTGGCATTGGGTTCGGTGTGTTTGCTAAACTTCAGCCATCCAACTTCACTTTGATTAAAAACTATGCTATTATTTATGCCAAAGCTAAATCTCCTAAGGTAACTTCTACCATTGACGCAGTAACTATTTTACCACAGGAATATCCAACTATGATGTTGTTAGGCTTTGGACCAGGGCAATATTCCAGTAGAGCAGGCCTAATTGCATCAGGAAAATATCTGGGTGGTATGGATAACAATAATGAATACTTTTTCCTGCCGAATGATATGAGCTCCCCATTTGAGAAAGTCCTGTTTCCTCATTGGCTCGAATCCACTAATAAGGGACTATACGGAGGTTCAGCTATGAGCAAACCCTTTTATTCCATACTGTCTGTCTTTACAGAATTTGGCTTGATAACTCTTATTATAGTTATAGGATTGATAGGCTATTTGGTATTAAAGCTACGTGGAATATTCTTGCGGATTACTTCAGGTACTTTAGAAAAGGCGAATAAATTTTTGGCCTTTTCTGTGGCTTCTGCCATACTCTTCCTTTTCTTTATCTGCTTTATTGAAAACTATCTAGAGATTAGCCAAGCAATATTCCCTGGTTTACTAATGATCAAATACTTCTACACTTATATCCAACGCCAATTAGAAATTGCCCCTAACGTATGATAAATTTTCCGGCATCTACATTTTTATTACCGTCGAAAAGATGGTAAAAGTAGATGCCTGCTTTGTATTCGTAGTTAGATAATATAACTTCATTTTCTGCATCCAACCTGATACGCTGTAAATTTTGTCCTAGAGTATTGTAGATGTGTAAGTTCAGGATTTGTTGACTTGGTTCATATATACTACTTATCCGAATAGTAGTACAGTCATCTACAGGGTCAGGATATATTTTTACAATCTTCTTATCAGAAGCAAAGAAAGGATTGTTAATAGGTGAAATCTTAATAATCTTATCATCGCCAAATACAGGAAACCCATCGTCTGCTTTTGTATCTTGCTGATTTGAGGTAGTAAGGTAAATATCTCCTGTCGGCGATACACACACATCCCTAAGCCTTCCAAATTCATTATTAAAATAAACAGACTCAGAGATTACAGATAATCCATCTTCAGAAAGCTTCAGCACTCGTAGATCATCCTCTTTGAGTGTAGCAAGTAATAGAGTATTTCTCCATTCCGGAATAGCCTCATGGTTGTAGTAGGTGAGCCCACAGGGGGCAATACTGAGAGACCATGCCATAAGTGCTTCCTTAACATTGTTTTCTTTACAATACTTTTGTTCTTCGGGTGTATCACAATAGCCCTGGACCTCTATCCAGCCATAATTTTTCCCTTTTTGAATGATGTTGAGCTCATCATCATTTTTGTCCGCATGTTCTGAGCTGTATACAATTCCATTTTCTGCCCAAACTAAACCTTGTGCATTTCTATGTCCCCAAGACCATACAT harbors:
- a CDS encoding PQQ-dependent sugar dehydrogenase, translating into MKYYVLIGFFFLAVVAEAQLYLESTVLRSEVVAEGLHAPWEITWGPDDWIWFTERNGKISRLNPQTGEIDLIAQIPDVYQVQVSGMFGLALHPNFQDTSQLFVVYTYLEEEVMKEKLVRYTYEAGTLQDPLVIIDNIPAATIRNGSRIIATPDRKIIMTTGDINQPQISQDVNYLNGKTLRVNFDGSVPEDNPIPGSYVWSWGHRNAQGLVWAENGIVYSSEHADKNDDELNIIQKGKNYGWIEVQGYCDTPEEQKYCKENNVKEALMAWSLSIAPCGLTYYNHEAIPEWRNTLLLATLKEDDLRVLKLSEDGLSVISESVYFNNEFGRLRDVCVSPTGDIYLTTSNQQDTKADDGFPVFGDDKIIKISPINNPFFASDKKIVKIYPDPVDDCTTIRISSIYEPSQQILNLHIYNTLGQNLQRIRLDAENEVILSNYEYKAGIYFYHLFDGNKNVDAGKFIIR